In the Flagellimonas sp. HMM57 genome, one interval contains:
- a CDS encoding efflux RND transporter periplasmic adaptor subunit gives MNKYLKYGLIGVLCIGILYAIVYFLKQNSTPAQLYKTESLEKKDIVNKVIVTGKVIPEDEINIKPQISGIIDKIHLEEGAKVNAGDLIAVIKVVPNEQSLYQAQGRVRNAELALNNAKIEYDRNKTLYDKGVVSNQDYTNQKLTYEQAEQELKNARGDYQIIRRGSIGGSTAANTNIRATVSGTILEIPVKEGDQVIQSNNFNDGTTIATIADMTKMIFEGEVDEAEVGKLHLGMPLEINLGALEKDKFNAKLKFIAPKGVETEGAVQFKIEGDLVVTDSTNVRAGYSANASIVLEEKKDVLTLKEALLQFDKDTEQPYVEVETAENEFERKDLELGVSDGIDVEIVSGLEEDAKIKVWNKLERKEDAEDE, from the coding sequence ATGAACAAGTATCTAAAATATGGATTAATAGGTGTTTTATGCATAGGAATCCTATACGCCATTGTCTATTTTCTAAAACAAAACAGTACTCCTGCCCAATTGTATAAGACAGAGTCTTTGGAAAAAAAGGATATTGTAAATAAAGTAATTGTAACAGGAAAAGTGATTCCCGAAGATGAAATCAACATAAAGCCACAGATTTCTGGAATTATAGACAAGATTCATTTAGAAGAAGGGGCCAAGGTCAACGCAGGCGATTTAATTGCCGTCATTAAAGTTGTTCCCAATGAGCAATCTCTCTATCAGGCGCAAGGTCGTGTCCGTAATGCGGAATTGGCGTTGAACAATGCCAAAATAGAATATGATAGGAACAAAACATTGTATGATAAAGGTGTAGTGTCCAATCAAGATTACACCAACCAGAAGTTAACCTATGAACAGGCTGAACAAGAATTGAAAAATGCAAGGGGTGATTATCAAATCATCCGTAGAGGTTCAATTGGAGGTTCAACCGCTGCCAATACCAATATCCGTGCTACGGTATCCGGTACTATTTTGGAGATTCCGGTAAAAGAAGGAGATCAGGTCATCCAAAGTAACAATTTTAATGACGGAACCACAATTGCCACGATAGCTGATATGACCAAAATGATTTTTGAAGGCGAAGTGGACGAAGCTGAGGTGGGCAAACTTCATTTGGGAATGCCTTTGGAAATTAATCTAGGCGCCCTTGAAAAAGATAAATTCAACGCAAAACTAAAGTTCATAGCTCCAAAAGGTGTTGAGACTGAAGGTGCTGTACAATTTAAAATTGAAGGTGATTTAGTGGTAACCGATAGTACAAATGTTAGGGCAGGATACAGTGCCAATGCATCAATCGTTTTAGAAGAGAAGAAGGATGTACTAACACTCAAAGAAGCATTATTGCAGTTTGATAAAGATACAGAGCAACCTTATGTTGAAGTTGAAACGGCAGAGAATGAATTTGAACGCAAAGATCTTGAACTTGGGGTAAGTGATGGAATCGATGTGGAAATTGTTTCTGGACTCGAAGAAGATGCTAAGATAAAAGTATGGAACAAGCTAGAGCGAAAAGAAGATGCCGAGGATGAATAG
- a CDS encoding ABC transporter permease produces the protein MWLFDKDLWIEIFHTLGKNMFRTFLTMLGVIFAMIILILLLGSANGMSNGFNKLFAGTASNSLFIWGQSTSEPYKGFERGRRIRYKIEDADILRKQIPEIEVLAPRIELGSHRDVVTVYRDGRKSGSSVYGDYPEIDNITKKKLVEGRFLNNTDIENSKKICVIGEETYKLLFDKGEKAIGQDIRINGVFFTIVGIYKPNNNINIDGENAVFIPFTTFQKAFNTGDRMGWMAIAVEPNTKVPVVENQIKTILKTKYDIHPDDERAIGSFDMSEIFNNITGFTDVLKGFSFFVGIFTLLAGVIAISNILLITVKERTKEIGVRRALGATPKTVKRQIVVEAIVLTAFAGLIGFAISVGILGLLNSMFGSGDDFPFVNPMVSIPQFLISFLLMVGLSVLIGLIPANKAVKVRPIEALREE, from the coding sequence ATGTGGTTGTTCGATAAAGATTTGTGGATAGAGATTTTTCATACCCTTGGGAAGAACATGTTCCGTACGTTCCTTACCATGCTGGGTGTCATTTTCGCTATGATTATCCTGATATTGCTTTTAGGCTCCGCAAATGGAATGAGCAATGGGTTTAATAAACTTTTTGCAGGTACTGCTTCCAATAGTCTTTTTATATGGGGGCAATCAACATCCGAACCTTACAAAGGCTTTGAGCGGGGCAGAAGAATACGGTACAAGATTGAGGATGCTGATATTTTAAGAAAGCAAATCCCAGAAATAGAGGTTTTGGCACCAAGGATAGAATTGGGAAGCCATAGGGATGTTGTCACTGTGTATAGGGACGGGAGAAAGAGTGGATCCTCTGTTTATGGAGATTACCCAGAAATCGATAACATCACCAAAAAGAAGTTGGTCGAAGGAAGATTTTTGAACAATACAGATATTGAAAACTCCAAAAAAATATGTGTCATAGGGGAAGAAACCTATAAACTATTGTTCGATAAAGGCGAGAAGGCCATCGGTCAGGATATTCGTATCAATGGAGTTTTCTTTACCATTGTTGGGATTTACAAACCGAACAACAACATAAATATTGATGGTGAGAATGCCGTATTTATTCCTTTTACGACTTTTCAAAAAGCATTTAATACGGGCGACCGTATGGGATGGATGGCCATAGCCGTAGAGCCAAATACCAAAGTTCCTGTTGTGGAAAATCAAATCAAGACCATACTTAAGACAAAGTATGACATCCACCCAGATGATGAAAGGGCCATTGGTAGTTTCGATATGTCCGAAATATTCAACAATATCACAGGTTTTACAGATGTGCTCAAAGGTTTTTCCTTCTTTGTTGGCATTTTTACCTTGCTAGCTGGGGTCATAGCCATTAGTAACATTCTGTTGATTACAGTTAAGGAACGTACCAAAGAAATAGGTGTTCGGAGAGCTTTGGGTGCCACTCCAAAAACTGTAAAAAGACAGATTGTGGTGGAAGCTATCGTTCTAACGGCTTTTGCTGGACTTATAGGATTTGCGATATCAGTGGGTATTCTAGGACTGCTTAATTCCATGTTCGGAAGTGGTGACGATTTTCCGTTCGTGAATCCTATGGTAAGTATTCCACAATTTCTTATTTCCTTTCTGTTGATGGTGGGATTAAGCGTGTTGATAGGATTGATTCCGGCAAATAAAGCGGTCAAGGTAAGACCAATAGAAGCATTAAGAGAAGAATGA
- a CDS encoding ABC transporter permease, which translates to MFDRDIWQEIFHTLRNNKLRTFLTGFSVGWAIFILVMLLASVNGMQNGFTNQFNDDATNSIFIRPGTTAKAYAGFEAGRRIQFKNDDLDYIKSSFPEDVEYISARYFTNTTARYKSETGSYSVQGVHPDHQAIEKTIVVNGRYINNADIINKAKVAVIGRKVSEDLFQQEDPIGKFVEFNDLPFRIVGVFTDDGDDNAERRIYAPVTTYQRIYGNTNTINQILLTYNPSYDLTKALEFSGRLEDLMKRRHKVSPLDQAGINVWNYAEAFDDISSFSAVLNAISIGVGFLILVAGIVGIGNIMVFTIKERTKEIGVRKALGAMPKQIINLVLLESTFITALSGFIGLIFAWIILSLLGPAIDTPAFSNPSVSLSTVVTATIILIVAGVLAGLIPAIKAANVKPIVALSDK; encoded by the coding sequence ATGTTTGATCGTGACATTTGGCAAGAAATATTCCACACCCTAAGGAATAACAAGCTTAGGACTTTTTTGACCGGGTTTTCCGTAGGTTGGGCAATTTTTATTCTGGTGATGTTGCTGGCTTCCGTCAATGGGATGCAGAACGGCTTTACCAACCAGTTCAATGATGATGCTACAAATTCAATTTTTATAAGGCCTGGTACCACGGCTAAAGCTTATGCCGGTTTTGAAGCAGGAAGAAGAATCCAGTTTAAAAACGATGACCTAGACTATATTAAGAGTAGTTTTCCTGAAGATGTTGAATATATAAGTGCAAGATATTTTACTAATACCACTGCCAGGTATAAAAGTGAAACAGGGTCTTATTCGGTACAGGGAGTGCATCCCGATCATCAAGCTATTGAAAAAACCATTGTTGTCAATGGAAGATATATCAACAACGCAGATATTATAAATAAGGCAAAAGTTGCTGTTATTGGGAGAAAAGTAAGTGAAGATTTGTTTCAACAAGAAGACCCCATAGGAAAGTTTGTTGAATTTAACGATTTGCCCTTTAGAATTGTGGGAGTCTTTACCGACGATGGAGATGACAATGCGGAACGCAGGATATATGCTCCTGTTACAACCTATCAAAGAATTTATGGTAATACAAATACGATCAATCAAATTCTATTGACATATAACCCTTCTTACGATTTAACCAAGGCGCTTGAATTTTCTGGCAGGTTAGAGGATTTAATGAAAAGAAGACATAAAGTATCTCCATTGGATCAGGCTGGTATAAATGTTTGGAATTATGCCGAAGCCTTTGATGATATCAGTAGTTTTTCTGCGGTATTGAACGCCATCAGTATAGGTGTTGGTTTCTTGATTTTAGTTGCTGGTATAGTGGGTATAGGTAACATCATGGTATTTACCATTAAAGAACGTACCAAGGAAATAGGCGTTAGAAAAGCATTGGGAGCTATGCCAAAACAAATCATCAATTTGGTTCTTTTGGAGTCAACTTTTATAACGGCATTGTCGGGTTTTATAGGTCTGATATTCGCTTGGATTATTCTGTCACTTTTAGGTCCGGCGATAGACACTCCTGCTTTTAGTAATCCTTCCGTTAGTTTGTCAACTGTGGTCACGGCCACGATTATTTTGATTGTTGCAGGTGTACTGGCTGGCCTTATCCCAGCAATAAAAGCGGCAAATGTAAAACCGATTGTAGCATTAAGCGATAAATAG
- a CDS encoding ABC transporter ATP-binding protein has product MIEIKDLHKSYKMGSNSLHVLKGINFTAQSGELVAIMGSSGSGKSTLLNILGMLDGADSGEYILDDVPIKDLTETKAAQYRNKFLGFIFQSFNLINYKSALENVALPLYYQKVGRKERQVKALNYLERVGLKEWATHLPSELSGGQKQRVAIARAMAAEPKVLLADEPTGALDSKTSYEVMDLIQKINDDGNTILVVTHEEDIAHMCKRIVHLKDGVIVEDKKIEQVRAEQYV; this is encoded by the coding sequence ATGATAGAAATCAAAGATCTTCACAAATCCTATAAAATGGGAAGCAATTCGCTTCACGTTTTAAAAGGAATAAATTTTACCGCTCAATCAGGAGAGCTTGTTGCCATAATGGGATCTTCAGGTTCTGGAAAATCCACACTGCTAAATATTTTGGGAATGTTGGATGGTGCCGATAGTGGAGAGTATATTTTAGATGACGTACCAATTAAAGATTTGACCGAAACAAAGGCAGCACAGTATCGAAATAAATTTTTAGGTTTCATCTTTCAATCGTTCAACCTTATCAATTACAAGTCGGCTCTTGAGAATGTAGCATTGCCTTTATATTATCAAAAGGTAGGAAGAAAAGAACGTCAGGTAAAAGCATTGAACTATTTGGAAAGAGTAGGATTAAAAGAATGGGCCACGCATTTGCCAAGTGAATTGTCCGGTGGTCAAAAACAACGTGTTGCCATAGCAAGGGCAATGGCGGCTGAACCTAAAGTACTCTTGGCAGATGAGCCAACTGGAGCATTGGACAGTAAAACCTCATATGAGGTAATGGACTTAATCCAGAAAATCAATGACGATGGCAATACCATTTTGGTTGTGACCCACGAAGAGGATATCGCCCATATGTGCAAGCGTATCGTGCACTTGAAAGATGGGGTTATTGTAGAGGATAAAAAGATAGAGCAAGTAAGAGCAGAACAGTATGTTTGA